The nucleotide sequence TCGCCAAAGCCGCCAAAAGAGCCGAGAGAGAAGCCAAAGAAGGCATTGTCAAAGTCGGAACTAATGGCGATAAGACCACGGGGTATATGGTGGAATTTAATTCCGAAACCGATTTTGTCGCCCGCAACGAAAAATTTTTGGGATTTACCGAAGAAGTTTTTAATCTTTTTAAAAATAAAGAGCCGCAAGATTTAGATTCTTTATTTAACTTGCCGCTGGCTGACGGCAATACGGTAAAGGATTCTCTCGGCAGTTTGAGCGGTGTTATCGGCGAAAAATTGGACATCAAAAGATGCGCTCTTGTCTCCGGCGGCACAGTCGCCGCTTATTCCCATCTGGGCGGGAGAATCGGCGTGCTCGTGGCGCTGGATAAATCCGGAGAGGATGAGCTGGCTTATGACGTGGCTATGCATATTGCCGCTTCCAATCCTAAATATCTAAGCCCGGAGAATGTTCCAGCCGAGGAAGTTGCCAAAGAAAAAGAAATTTATCGCGAGCAATTGAAAAATGAAGGCAAGCCGGAGAATATCATTGATAAAATTTTGGCGGGGAAGATGGAAAAATATTACGGAGAAATTTGTCTGCTCAATCAAGTATTTATCAAAAATGAAGATTTGACTGTCGGCCAGCTGCTTGACGGCCGGGGAGTCAAAATTAAGGATTTTTTCCGTTTTAGTTTAAATTAAAAAAGCATAAAGGTTTAAAATCCTCCGCCCCGCCCCTTCGACAAGCTTAGGACAGGGCACCTCCTTTTACAAAGGAGGAGGACATTCTTATCTCCCTTTCTCAAAAGCCTGCCTGCCGGCAGGCAGGGGAGGTAAAGAGGGATTTAAGACCAATTTCTCACTCCTAAATTAAAATTTATTTTTATGCGCGTGCTCAAGGTACAATTCACCCATTGGCATAAAGTTTATTATTTTACGACCGACGATGAAACTCTCAATGTCGGCGATTATGTTATTGTGGAAACGGAACTGGGAATGGAACTGGGGAAAGTAGATGGTTTCACTACCATGGAAAGAGTAAAGGAGCTCTTGAAAGAGCCGTCGGAAGAAGAGAAACAGGCCGGTTCGCCGGAGGAAATCAAGCCGATTGTCCGCCGCGCCACTTCCGGAGATTTGGACAAAGCGCGGGAGAACGAGTCGCGTCATGACGAAGCCATGGAGGTTTGTCGTCAGCTCATCAAAAAACACAGTTTGCCGATGAAACTCGTGGACGTTCATTTTTCTTATGACGGCGGGCGGATAACTTTCGCTTTTATCGCCGACGGGCGCATTGATTTCAGAAATTTAGTCAAAGATTTAACTCGCCGTTTTCAGAAATCCATCCGGATGCACCAAATCGGCGTGCGCGATGAAGCCAAAATATCCGGCGATGTCGGCCCTTGCGGCCGGACGCTTTGCTGTAAAAAAATTCTTAGAGAAAATTACGGCGGCGTTAATACGGAAATGGCTTATGAACAACAGGTGGCGCATCGCGGGCTGGAAAGATTATCCGGGCAATGTGGGCGACTGAAATGCTGTTTGCGCTACGAATTGCCGATTTACGAGGAATTAAAAAAGAAATTGCCGGCTATTGATAGCACCGTCAAGACATCCAAAGGCAAGGGCAAGGTGATTGGCCATGAGATTTTAAAGCAAGCGGTAAAAGTTCAGTTGGACGAGGATACGATTATAACAGTGCCGGCGAACGAGATAAAAAAATAGATTTATTGATATAGCGGTATAGTAAATACAATTTGACTTGACTGGCAATTTGAGTTATATTGAAGACATATGGATTGTTTCTTGATAATAAATGATTTTTTAATTTGGGAAAATTTTTAAAGATAGAGAAGGAGGGAGTAGTAATGGATGAGTTAGAATTCAAAAAAATACTTGAATCCATGCAAAAGGAGCAACGCGAGAGGTTTGAAAAAATTGAATCCGCACTGACGGCGCGAAACAAAAGGTTTGAGAGGATTGAAGCCGTTTTAGATGCCCAAAACGTCAAACTTAGGGAAGTTGAATTACGT is from Patescibacteria group bacterium and encodes:
- the tsf gene encoding translation elongation factor Ts; protein product: MSVDQNIVKLRELTGAGILDCKKALEESGGDVDKAQEILRKKGIAKAAKRAEREAKEGIVKVGTNGDKTTGYMVEFNSETDFVARNEKFLGFTEEVFNLFKNKEPQDLDSLFNLPLADGNTVKDSLGSLSGVIGEKLDIKRCALVSGGTVAAYSHLGGRIGVLVALDKSGEDELAYDVAMHIAASNPKYLSPENVPAEEVAKEKEIYREQLKNEGKPENIIDKILAGKMEKYYGEICLLNQVFIKNEDLTVGQLLDGRGVKIKDFFRFSLN
- the ricT gene encoding regulatory iron-sulfur-containing complex subunit RicT codes for the protein MRVLKVQFTHWHKVYYFTTDDETLNVGDYVIVETELGMELGKVDGFTTMERVKELLKEPSEEEKQAGSPEEIKPIVRRATSGDLDKARENESRHDEAMEVCRQLIKKHSLPMKLVDVHFSYDGGRITFAFIADGRIDFRNLVKDLTRRFQKSIRMHQIGVRDEAKISGDVGPCGRTLCCKKILRENYGGVNTEMAYEQQVAHRGLERLSGQCGRLKCCLRYELPIYEELKKKLPAIDSTVKTSKGKGKVIGHEILKQAVKVQLDEDTIITVPANEIKK